The following coding sequences lie in one Betaproteobacteria bacterium genomic window:
- the purF gene encoding amidophosphoribosyltransferase — protein sequence MCGIVGVVAKSPVNQLLYDALLVLQHRGQDAAGIATAEGNRFHMHKASGLVRDVFRTRNMRDLVGNMGIAHCRYPTAGSAYNAAEAQPFYVNSPYGIVLGHNGNLTNSDELKRALFRDDLRHVNTNSDSEVLLNVLAHELLEAATSYHLDPATIFSAVAGVHRRCRGAYAVVAMIAGYGLLAFRDPYGIRPLVFGKSETARGVEYLVASESVALDTLGFELVRDVAPGEAILVLEDGTFHSCVCESRGSPNPCIFEYVYLARPDSLIDGISVYETRLRMGESLAEKIERDYAHLDIDVVIPIPDSSRPAALELGLRLGVPFREGFIKNRYIGRTFIMPGQAIRRKSVRQKLNAISLEFKNKNVLLVDDSIVRGTTSQEIVQMARDSGARKVFFASASPPVRYPNVYGIDMPSATELIASGRTPDQIRAAIGCDALIYQDLDALVHDVRAGNERITQFEASCFSGHYVTGDVTAEYLAGVEASRNDRALRAQAETSTQLDLNLATVE from the coding sequence ATGTGCGGAATAGTCGGGGTCGTCGCCAAGTCGCCGGTCAACCAGCTGCTCTACGACGCGCTGCTCGTGCTTCAGCACCGCGGCCAGGACGCCGCCGGCATCGCGACCGCGGAAGGCAACCGCTTCCACATGCACAAGGCGAGCGGTCTCGTGCGCGACGTCTTCCGCACGCGGAACATGCGCGACCTGGTGGGCAACATGGGCATCGCGCACTGCCGCTATCCGACCGCCGGCTCGGCCTACAACGCCGCCGAAGCGCAACCGTTCTACGTGAATTCACCGTACGGCATCGTGCTCGGCCACAACGGCAACCTTACCAACTCGGACGAGCTCAAACGCGCGCTTTTTCGCGACGACCTGCGGCACGTGAACACGAATTCGGACTCCGAGGTGCTGCTCAACGTCCTCGCGCACGAGCTTCTGGAGGCGGCGACGAGCTACCATCTCGACCCCGCCACGATCTTCTCGGCGGTGGCCGGAGTGCACCGACGCTGCCGCGGCGCCTATGCGGTGGTGGCGATGATCGCGGGTTACGGTCTGCTCGCCTTCCGCGATCCTTACGGCATCCGCCCGCTGGTGTTCGGCAAGTCCGAGACCGCCCGCGGCGTCGAGTATCTCGTCGCCTCGGAGAGTGTCGCGCTCGATACCCTCGGCTTCGAGCTGGTGCGCGACGTGGCGCCGGGCGAGGCGATCCTGGTGCTCGAGGACGGCACCTTCCACAGCTGCGTGTGCGAGTCGCGCGGGTCGCCCAACCCGTGCATTTTCGAGTACGTCTATCTTGCCCGTCCGGATTCCCTCATCGACGGGATCTCCGTCTACGAAACGCGGCTCAGGATGGGCGAGAGCCTCGCCGAGAAGATCGAGCGCGACTATGCCCATCTCGATATCGATGTCGTCATCCCGATACCCGATTCCAGCCGGCCGGCAGCGCTCGAACTCGGCCTGCGGCTCGGCGTGCCGTTTCGCGAGGGCTTCATCAAGAACCGCTACATCGGCCGCACGTTCATCATGCCGGGGCAGGCGATCCGCCGGAAGTCGGTGCGGCAGAAGCTGAACGCGATCTCGCTCGAGTTCAAGAACAAGAACGTGCTGCTGGTCGACGATTCGATCGTGCGTGGCACCACCAGCCAGGAGATCGTGCAGATGGCGCGCGACTCCGGCGCGCGCAAGGTGTTCTTCGCTTCCGCGTCACCGCCGGTGCGCTACCCCAACGTCTACGGCATCGACATGCCCTCGGCCACCGAGCTCATCGCGTCCGGACGCACTCCCGACCAGATCCGCGCGGCCATCGGCTGCGACGCGCTGATCTACCAGGATCTCGATGCGCTGGTGCACGACGTGCGCGCGGGCAACGAGCGCATCACGCAGTTCGAAGCTTCCTGTTTCAGCGGCCATTACGTGACCGGCGATGTCACGGCGGAGTATCTGGCCGGCGTGGAGGCGAGCCGCAATGACCGCGCACTGCGCGCGCAGGCGGAAACCAGCACACAGCTCGACCTCAATCTGGCCACGGTGGAGTGA
- a CDS encoding O-succinylhomoserine sulfhydrylase, translated as MEEPLDIETLAIRAGVHRTPFGEHSEPLFLTSSFVFANAAQAAARFANQEPGNIYSRFTNPSVTALQERLAAMEGAQACVATSSGMSAILACCMGLMKAGEHIVSSRGIFGATVQLFDGILRKFGVETTFVSGTDVAAWQRAVRPNTKLLYLETPSNPLTEISDIAALKEVAQAAGAWLVVDNCFCTPALQRPIELGADIVIHSATKYLDGQGRVLGGAVLGPQALIMDGVFGFLRTAGPTLSAFNAWVISKGLETLKIRMDAQSAAALEIARWLEGRPGVERVYYPGLPSHPQYALAQRQQKSGGAIVSFDVKGGREAAWQVIDATRLISITANLGDTKSTITHPATTTHGRISAEARAAAGIGDGLVRIAVGLESVQDLKRDIARGLT; from the coding sequence ATGGAAGAGCCACTCGACATCGAAACCCTCGCGATCCGCGCGGGGGTTCACCGCACGCCATTCGGCGAACATTCGGAACCACTGTTTCTCACCTCGAGCTTCGTTTTCGCCAATGCCGCCCAGGCTGCGGCCCGCTTCGCGAATCAGGAGCCAGGCAACATCTATTCGCGCTTCACCAATCCATCCGTCACCGCGCTGCAGGAGCGGCTGGCGGCGATGGAAGGGGCGCAGGCGTGCGTGGCGACTTCTTCCGGCATGTCGGCGATTCTCGCCTGCTGCATGGGGCTCATGAAGGCGGGGGAGCACATCGTGTCCTCGCGCGGGATCTTCGGCGCCACGGTGCAGCTTTTCGACGGGATATTGCGCAAGTTCGGCGTCGAGACGACGTTCGTCTCCGGCACCGACGTCGCCGCGTGGCAGCGTGCCGTGCGGCCGAACACGAAACTCCTCTATCTCGAAACGCCCTCGAATCCACTCACCGAGATTTCCGACATCGCGGCGCTGAAGGAAGTGGCGCAGGCGGCAGGGGCGTGGCTGGTGGTGGACAATTGCTTTTGCACACCGGCCCTGCAGCGGCCGATCGAACTGGGTGCGGACATCGTCATCCACAGCGCGACCAAGTACCTCGACGGGCAGGGAAGGGTGCTCGGCGGCGCGGTGCTGGGTCCGCAGGCGCTCATCATGGACGGTGTGTTCGGCTTTCTGCGCACGGCGGGGCCGACGCTCTCGGCCTTCAACGCGTGGGTGATCAGCAAGGGGCTGGAGACGCTCAAGATCCGCATGGATGCGCAATCGGCCGCCGCGCTGGAGATCGCGCGCTGGCTGGAGGGTCGGCCCGGAGTCGAGCGCGTCTACTATCCCGGGCTGCCTTCGCACCCGCAGTACGCGCTCGCGCAGCGGCAGCAGAAAAGCGGCGGCGCGATCGTCTCCTTCGATGTGAAAGGCGGGCGCGAAGCGGCGTGGCAGGTGATCGATGCGACGCGGCTCATCTCGATCACGGCAAACTTGGGCGACACCAAGAGCACGATCACACATCCCGCGACGACGACCCACGGACGCATCTCCGCCGAGGCGCGCGCGGCGGCAGGGATCGGCGACGGACTGGTGCGGATCGCGGTCGGTCTCGAATCGGTGCAGGACTTGAAACGCGACATCGCACGCGGATTGACGTGA
- a CDS encoding DUF962 domain-containing protein translates to MEREFRRFADFYPFYLSEHRNRTCRRLHFVGSALVLVTIGVAIATGDLRWLAVAPVLGYGFAWAGHLLFEKNRPATFRYPLYSLMGDWVMFRDILTRRIPF, encoded by the coding sequence ATGGAGCGGGAATTTCGGCGCTTCGCGGATTTCTACCCGTTCTACCTGTCCGAGCATCGCAATCGGACCTGTCGGCGATTACACTTTGTCGGCAGCGCCCTGGTGCTCGTGACGATCGGCGTGGCGATCGCGACCGGCGATCTCCGCTGGCTAGCTGTCGCGCCGGTGTTGGGCTACGGCTTCGCGTGGGCGGGCCATCTCCTGTTCGAGAAGAATCGCCCGGCGACGTTCCGCTATCCGCTCTACAGCCTGATGGGCGACTGGGTCATGTTCCGGGACATCCTCACCCGGCGGATTCCATTTTGA